Proteins encoded together in one Nostoc sp. PCC 7524 window:
- the nifH gene encoding nitrogenase iron protein has product MSDDRIRQIAFYGKGGIGKSTTSQNTLAAMAEMGKRILIVGCDPKADSTRLILHCKAQTTVLHLAAEKGAVEDLELEEVVIEGFRGIRCVESGGPEPGVGCAGRGIITAINFLEENGAYQNLDFVSYDVLGDVVCGGFAMPIREGKAQEIYIVTSGEMMAMFAANNISRGILKYAHSGGVRLGGLICNSRKTDREWDLISELAKRISTQMIHFVPRNNIVQHAELRRMTVNEYAPDSDQAHEYRALATKIINNDFMAVPTPLEMDELEDLLIEFGILESDEQVQKLTATAQAQEEQEKIQEDAEGEALEALAKGNVEIVSGDKK; this is encoded by the coding sequence ATGTCTGACGACAGAATTAGACAGATAGCTTTTTACGGGAAAGGCGGTATTGGTAAATCTACCACATCCCAAAACACCCTCGCTGCAATGGCAGAAATGGGTAAGCGAATTTTGATTGTCGGATGCGATCCCAAAGCCGACTCTACCCGCTTGATTCTCCACTGTAAAGCTCAAACCACCGTGTTGCACCTAGCTGCTGAAAAAGGTGCAGTTGAAGACTTGGAACTAGAAGAAGTCGTTATTGAAGGCTTCCGTGGTATCAGATGTGTAGAATCTGGTGGTCCCGAACCCGGTGTAGGTTGTGCTGGTCGTGGTATCATCACCGCCATCAACTTCTTAGAAGAAAATGGTGCTTATCAAAACCTAGACTTTGTATCCTACGACGTATTAGGTGACGTTGTGTGTGGTGGTTTCGCCATGCCAATTCGGGAAGGGAAAGCGCAAGAAATCTACATCGTTACCTCTGGGGAAATGATGGCGATGTTTGCCGCCAATAACATTTCTCGCGGTATTCTCAAATATGCTCACTCCGGTGGTGTGCGTTTAGGTGGCTTGATTTGTAACAGCCGTAAAACTGACCGGGAATGGGACTTAATTAGTGAATTAGCAAAACGAATCAGCACTCAAATGATTCACTTCGTCCCTCGGAATAATATTGTGCAGCACGCCGAGTTACGTCGGATGACTGTGAACGAGTATGCACCTGATAGTGATCAGGCTCATGAATATCGTGCATTAGCTACGAAAATTATCAACAATGACTTCATGGCTGTTCCTACTCCTCTAGAGATGGATGAGCTAGAAGACTTGTTGATTGAGTTCGGTATCCTCGAAAGCGATGAACAAGTGCAAAAATTGACCGCCACAGCACAAGCGCAAGAAGAACAAGAAAAGATACAAGAAGATGCTGAAGGCGAAGCACTGGAAGCGTTAGCAAAAGGTAACGTCGAAATCGTTTCTGGTGACA
- a CDS encoding substrate-binding domain-containing protein: MKQDSGLLNNLKSIRTRLGMSQQDLANIAGVTRQTISGVESGQYAPSVAIALRIAKALGCQVEDLFWLDQDLPEIEAILTKPVPTNQSLRLSLARVGGQWIAYPLLGKDAFRQDMIPADAEGISQTGSGKVQVRLLDDNLAALHNTVVIAGCAPVIALWARATERWHPQLRVHFTFANSIDALQSLCRGEAHIAGMHLYDPKTGEHNVPFAREILAGREAVLITLGLWEEGLLVPSGNPKGFKTLSDVVEAQATIVNREVGAGSRMLLEQQLRQENIPFEAVKGFEQIATSHQDVAQAVALGFVDAGISTASVAATFGLGFVPLHQSRYDLVILKEYLEEAPIQQLLSTLGHRLVHSQLEVLGGYDITKIGEVVATV, encoded by the coding sequence ATGAAGCAGGATAGCGGCCTCCTTAATAACTTGAAATCAATCAGAACGCGCTTAGGGATGAGCCAGCAAGATTTGGCAAACATCGCTGGTGTGACTCGTCAGACAATTAGTGGTGTAGAGTCGGGACAATATGCTCCCTCAGTGGCGATCGCACTTCGCATAGCTAAGGCTCTTGGTTGTCAAGTTGAGGATCTATTCTGGCTAGATCAAGACTTACCGGAAATCGAAGCCATACTTACAAAACCTGTACCCACTAATCAATCTCTGCGCCTGAGTTTGGCAAGGGTAGGGGGACAATGGATAGCTTATCCCTTATTGGGTAAAGATGCCTTTCGTCAAGATATGATTCCGGCAGATGCGGAGGGTATAAGCCAAACAGGTAGCGGTAAAGTGCAGGTGAGGCTGTTAGATGATAACTTGGCAGCACTGCATAACACAGTGGTGATTGCTGGTTGTGCGCCTGTAATTGCTCTGTGGGCAAGAGCTACCGAACGCTGGCATCCACAACTGCGAGTGCATTTTACCTTTGCCAACAGCATAGATGCGTTGCAGAGTCTATGCAGAGGTGAAGCACACATTGCCGGGATGCACTTGTATGATCCCAAAACTGGGGAGCATAACGTGCCGTTTGCCCGTGAAATCTTGGCAGGAAGAGAAGCTGTGTTAATTACTCTGGGCTTATGGGAAGAAGGGCTGTTAGTCCCATCCGGTAATCCCAAGGGTTTCAAAACACTCAGCGATGTAGTAGAAGCACAAGCAACCATTGTCAATCGCGAAGTTGGTGCTGGTAGTCGAATGCTCTTAGAACAACAACTGCGACAAGAAAACATACCGTTTGAAGCAGTCAAAGGATTTGAGCAGATTGCCACTAGCCATCAAGATGTTGCCCAAGCTGTCGCACTAGGGTTTGTGGATGCAGGTATTAGTACAGCATCCGTTGCTGCTACCTTTGGCTTGGGTTTTGTACCTCTGCATCAATCAAGATACGATTTAGTAATTCTCAAGGAATATTTAGAAGAAGCACCTATACAACAGTTGTTGAGTACATTAGGTCATCGCCTGGTTCACTCACAACTAGAAGTTCTCGGTGGCTATGACATTACGAAAATTGGGGAAGTTGTAGCAACTGTTTAG